A DNA window from Oncorhynchus nerka isolate Pitt River unplaced genomic scaffold, Oner_Uvic_2.0 unplaced_scaffold_2561, whole genome shotgun sequence contains the following coding sequences:
- the LOC135567132 gene encoding zinc finger protein 501-like: MRSLSYSPSKEEVGITVKQEVEGEAVTVKEEEDTFRVKEEEDSFYGLKEEEVEMTVTSTKEEEEEKEPGYLGPVSQTHLKVSDGSNGELRNRSMINTRERRDYRGSSGEPQQPRDADEAEKSISRSEHLKKHPQRPSWKRTHICSDCGKHFKFSYELKIHQRTHTEEKPYSCAQCGKSFTTSCKLTRHQRTHTGERPYSCTQCGKSFSQSTTLIAHQRTHTGEKPYSCAQCGKSFTTSSSWYRHRRTHTGEKPYSCVQCGKSFATSCKLTRHQRTHTGERPYSCTQCGKSFSQSTTLISHQRTHTGEKPYSCVQCGKSFVTSSSLTKHQRTHTGEKSYNCTECGKSFTQSTSLISHQRTHTGEKSYNCTECGKSFTQSTSLISHQRKHTQERNLIALLNVGRVLLRLVSGLHNM; encoded by the exons atgcGGTCACTAAGCTACTCTCCTTCTAAAGAAGAGGTGGGTatcacagtaaaacaagaagtagagggtgaggccgttactgtgaaagaagaggaagacacgttcagagtgaaagaggaggaggattcaTTTTATGGATtgaaagaggaagaggtggagatgactgtcacatccacaaaggaggaggaagaagagaaggaacctggatatctgggcccggtttcccaaacgcATCTTAAGGTGTCTGATGGTTCTAACGGTGAATTGAGAAACCGTTCCatgattaacacta gagagagacgggactatCGTGGATcttctggggagcctcaacaacctcgtgatgctgacgaggcagagaaaagtatctccagatcagaacacctcaagaaacaccCGCAGAGACCCTCATGGAAGAGAACTCacatctgctctgactgtgggaaacaTTTCAAATTTTCATATGAACTTaaaatacaccagagaacacacacagaagagaaaccttatagctgtgctcaatgtgggaagagttttactacatctTGCAAGCTGACtagacaccagagaacacacacaggagagagaccgtatagctgtactcaatgtgggaagagtttttctCAGTCAACCACCCTGATagcacaccagagaacacacacaggagagaaaccttatagctgtgctcaatgtgggaagagttttactacatctagcaGCTGGTATAGACACCGGAGAACACACaccggagagaaaccttatagctgtgttcaatgtgggaagagttttgctacATCTTGCAAGCTGACtagacaccagagaacacacacaggagagagaccgtatagctgtactcaatgtgggaagagtttttctCAGTCAACCACcctgatatcacaccagagaacacacacaggagagaaaccttatagctgtgttcaatgtgggaagagttttgttacATCTAGCAGTCTGACtaaacaccagagaacacacacaggagagaaatcttataactgtactgaatgtgggaagagttttactcagtcaacCAGCCttatatcacaccagagaacacacacaggagagaaatcttataactgtactgaatgtgggaagagttttactcagtcaacCAGCCTTATATCAcaccagagaaaacacacacaggagagaaatctcatAGCATtgctcaatgtgggaagagttttgctacGTTTAGTAAGCGGactacacaacatgtaa